The following proteins come from a genomic window of Chionomys nivalis chromosome 9, mChiNiv1.1, whole genome shotgun sequence:
- the Ap5s1 gene encoding AP-5 complex subunit sigma-1 yields the protein MVHAFLIHTLRAPNSEDTGLCRVLYSCVFGAEKSPDDPRPRGAERDRLLRKEQILAVARQVESLCRLQQQASGCPSTDPQPQFSDEPVSLHEAPHGAFYLGAGDPFQEPQTVVWLGVLSLGFALVLDTHENLLLAESTLRLLVRLLLDHLRLLTPGNNFLLRADRIEGILARFLPHGQLLFLNDQFVQDLEKEFSAAWPR from the exons ATGGTCCATGCCTTCCTCATCCACACCTTGAGGGCCCCGAATTCGGAGGATACAGGCCTTTGCCGAGTGCTCTACTCCTGTGTCTTTGGTGCTGAGAAGTCACCCGATGATCCACGGCCACGTGGTGCAGAAAGGGACAGGCTCTTGCGCAAGGAACAGATTTTGGCCGTGGCCAG GCAGGTGGAGTCACTGTGCCGACTGCAGCAACAAGCATCTGGATGTCCCTCCACAGACCCGCAGCCTCAGTTCTCCGACGAGCCTGTGTCTCTGCATGAGGCCCCCCATGGAGCCTTCTACCTGGGAGCCGGGGACCCTTTCCAGGAGCCACAGACAGTGGTGTGGCTGGGTGTACTTTCACTAGGCTTTGCCCTGGTGCTGGATACCCATGAGAACTTGCTGCTGGCTGAGAGCACACTCCGGCTGTTGGTCCGCCTCCTTCTTGACCACCTGCGGCTGCTGACACCAGGTAACAACTTCTTATTGAGGGCTGACCGCATTGAGGGAATCCTCGCCCGCTTCCTGCCACATGGGCAGCTGCTTTTCCTCAATGACCAGTTTGTCCAGGACCTGGAGAAGGAATTCAGTGCTGCTTGGCCCCGCTGA